One region of Dokdonia sp. 4H-3-7-5 genomic DNA includes:
- the cysD gene encoding sulfate adenylyltransferase subunit CysD — MKEILKTNALESESIYIFREVVAQFENPVLLFSGGKDSITLVRLAQKAFYPAAIPFPLLHVDTGHNFPETIKFRDDLVKELGLNLIVRNVQDAIDQGKVTEETGKYASRNSLQTTTLLDAIEEFKFDACIGGARRDEEKARAKERIFSVRDDFGQWDEKNQRPELFDLLNGNIELGQNVRVFPISNWTELDVWSYIQQEQIEIPSIYFSHTRKTFERDGMIWSASDCVYRDDNEEVEDRVVRFRTVGDMTCTAAVASEAITIQQIVNEIKVSRISERGARIDDKRSEAAMEKRKQQGYF; from the coding sequence ATGAAAGAGATATTAAAGACTAATGCACTCGAGAGTGAGTCCATTTATATATTTAGAGAGGTAGTTGCTCAGTTTGAAAATCCAGTGTTATTATTTTCGGGAGGAAAAGATAGCATCACTTTAGTGAGACTTGCTCAAAAAGCATTTTACCCAGCCGCGATTCCATTTCCATTATTACATGTAGATACTGGTCACAACTTTCCAGAGACCATCAAATTCAGAGATGATTTAGTAAAGGAACTTGGACTCAATTTAATTGTACGTAATGTGCAAGATGCAATTGATCAGGGGAAAGTGACAGAAGAAACTGGTAAATATGCTAGTAGAAATAGTCTACAGACAACTACACTACTTGATGCTATTGAGGAGTTTAAGTTTGATGCATGTATAGGTGGCGCTCGTCGTGATGAGGAAAAAGCACGTGCAAAAGAACGTATCTTTTCGGTACGAGATGATTTTGGACAGTGGGACGAAAAAAATCAGCGACCAGAATTATTTGACTTGCTCAACGGTAATATAGAATTGGGACAAAACGTGCGCGTTTTTCCTATCTCAAACTGGACAGAGCTTGACGTGTGGAGCTACATACAACAAGAACAAATTGAAATTCCAAGTATTTACTTTTCACACACAAGAAAAACGTTTGAGCGTGACGGAATGATATGGAGTGCTTCAGATTGTGTGTATAGAGATGACAATGAAGAGGTAGAAGATCGTGTAGTGCGTTTTAGAACCGTAGGTGATATGACATGTACTGCCGCTGTAGCTTCTGAGGCAATTACCATCCAACAGATAGTAAACGAAATTAAAGTAAGCCGTATTTCAGAACGTGGAGCTCGTATAGATGATAAACGAAGTGAGGCAGCAATGGAAAAACGTAAACAACAAGGTTATTTTTAG
- a CDS encoding phosphoadenosine phosphosulfate reductase family protein, translating to MKFTKEQIVQFNSALKSQSPSDVVKWALEHAGRPVITTNFRPYEAAILHVVSQEFDKINVVWCDTGYNTPETYKHAEEVINQLALSVDLYVPRQTRAHRDVVMGNPSVTDESHKEFTEQVKLEPFRRAMEVHKPDVWFTNLRQGQTAHRDNLDILSLSKDGVLKVSPFYYWSDSELDKYLIDHELPNEHNYSDPTKVLEHRECGLHL from the coding sequence ATGAAGTTTACTAAAGAGCAAATAGTACAATTTAATAGTGCTTTAAAATCACAAAGCCCATCAGACGTTGTAAAATGGGCATTAGAACATGCTGGAAGACCTGTAATAACAACAAATTTCAGACCTTATGAGGCAGCCATCTTACATGTGGTTTCTCAGGAGTTTGATAAGATTAATGTAGTATGGTGTGATACAGGTTACAATACTCCAGAAACCTATAAGCACGCAGAAGAGGTTATTAATCAGCTAGCGCTTTCTGTTGATTTATATGTGCCACGACAAACACGTGCACATCGTGATGTAGTGATGGGTAATCCTTCAGTCACAGATGAAAGTCATAAAGAGTTTACAGAGCAGGTGAAATTAGAGCCTTTCCGTAGAGCTATGGAAGTGCATAAGCCAGATGTGTGGTTTACTAATTTAAGACAAGGGCAAACGGCACATAGAGATAATCTAGATATTTTAAGTTTAAGTAAAGATGGCGTTCTTAAAGTAAGCCCTTTTTACTATTGGTCAGATAGTGAGTTAGACAAGTACTTAATAGATCATGAATTACCCAATGAGCATAATTATTCTGACCCAACAAAAGTTTTAGAACATAGAGAATGTGGTTTACATCTCTAA
- a CDS encoding DUF2061 domain-containing protein — MIIDSLVLKQSKNTSKEKTSASAEKPMRSIVKSISWRAIGTLDTIAISWFVTGTLALALSIGAVELVSKMALYFFHERVWNLIKWGK; from the coding sequence ATGATTATCGATTCACTTGTTTTAAAACAATCAAAAAATACTTCTAAAGAGAAAACCTCTGCCTCGGCAGAAAAACCTATGCGCAGTATCGTGAAGTCCATAAGCTGGAGAGCAATAGGGACTCTTGATACAATCGCAATTTCGTGGTTTGTAACTGGTACGCTAGCCTTAGCGTTGAGTATAGGGGCAGTAGAATTAGTATCAAAAATGGCGCTCTATTTTTTTCATGAGCGTGTTTGGAATTTAATAAAATGGGGAAAATAA
- a CDS encoding RrF2 family transcriptional regulator, with protein MLSRKTKYGIKALTYIAREQREDALVQIGTIAESENISQKFLESIMLTLKKAGFVSSRKGKGGGYQLRREPKDIKMVEVMRVLEGPVAMLPCVSLNYYERCADCKDEDACAVHSLMIQIRDNTLLVLEKNTLADLVAAASS; from the coding sequence ATGCTTTCGCGAAAAACTAAATACGGCATTAAAGCCCTAACATACATTGCCCGTGAACAACGGGAAGATGCTTTGGTGCAAATAGGCACCATTGCCGAAAGTGAGAATATCTCGCAAAAATTTCTTGAAAGCATTATGCTTACGCTTAAAAAAGCGGGCTTCGTATCCAGCCGAAAAGGTAAAGGAGGTGGTTACCAACTGCGACGTGAGCCTAAGGATATTAAAATGGTTGAGGTCATGAGAGTACTTGAAGGACCCGTTGCCATGCTACCATGTGTATCTCTTAATTATTATGAACGTTGTGCAGATTGTAAAGATGAAGATGCATGTGCTGTTCATAGTTTAATGATTCAAATAAGGGACAATACATTACTCGTTCTAGAGAAAAACACCCTTGCAGACCTTGTAGCGGCTGCTAGTTCGTAG
- the metF gene encoding methylenetetrahydrofolate reductase [NAD(P)H], whose translation MTKVRDHIAKAIEEKRTDFSFEILPPLKGQNINTIFDNIDPLMEFKPPFIDVTYHREEYIYKEREDGLLEKKVVRKRPGTVGICAAIQNRYQVDAVPHVLCGGFSKEDTENFLIDMDFLGIENVMALRGDAVKSETYYKPNKNGNIYAQDLVEQIIDLNNGTYLDEDLQNSAKTDFCIGVAGYPEKHLEAPSLESDIHFLKKKLEAGACYVVTQMFFDNQKYFDFVDKCRAAGITKPIIPGLKPLATKKQLNLIPQRFSVDVPDALVMEVVNAKDAAAIRQVGIEWCIQQSKELKAAGVPVLHYYSMGKSDNIRQIAAAVF comes from the coding sequence ATGACGAAAGTAAGAGATCACATAGCAAAGGCAATAGAAGAGAAGAGAACCGATTTTTCATTTGAAATCTTGCCACCTCTCAAAGGGCAAAATATCAACACCATTTTTGATAATATAGACCCATTAATGGAATTTAAGCCGCCTTTTATAGATGTGACTTACCATCGTGAAGAATATATTTATAAGGAACGGGAAGACGGGTTGCTAGAGAAAAAGGTAGTGCGCAAGCGCCCGGGAACAGTGGGGATTTGTGCAGCAATCCAAAACCGCTATCAAGTAGACGCTGTGCCGCACGTTTTATGTGGTGGATTTTCTAAAGAAGATACTGAGAATTTTTTGATAGATATGGATTTTCTAGGTATTGAGAATGTGATGGCTCTACGTGGTGATGCAGTTAAGAGTGAAACTTACTACAAGCCCAATAAAAATGGGAATATCTATGCACAAGACCTCGTGGAGCAAATCATTGATTTAAATAACGGTACCTACTTAGATGAAGATTTGCAGAACAGTGCAAAAACAGATTTTTGCATAGGCGTGGCGGGATATCCGGAAAAGCACCTAGAAGCTCCAAGTCTAGAAAGTGATATTCATTTTTTAAAGAAAAAGCTAGAAGCTGGAGCCTGTTATGTGGTAACTCAAATGTTTTTTGATAATCAGAAATACTTCGACTTTGTAGATAAGTGCAGAGCCGCAGGTATTACAAAACCTATCATACCAGGTCTCAAGCCGCTGGCAACAAAGAAGCAACTCAATTTAATTCCGCAACGCTTTAGCGTAGACGTGCCAGATGCATTAGTGATGGAAGTTGTAAACGCAAAAGATGCTGCAGCAATTCGGCAAGTAGGGATAGAGTGGTGTATCCAGCAAAGTAAGGAGCTCAAAGCCGCAGGAGTCCCTGTGCTTCATTACTATTCTATGGGTAAAAGTGATAATATTAGACAGATAGCAGCGGCTGTTTTTTAA
- the metH gene encoding methionine synthase, translating into MNVTPRYMRLSGLEPLIITPESNFINVGERTNVAGSKKFLRLIKEEKFDEALSVARDQVENGAQIIDINMDDGLIDGKEAMVKFLNLVIAEPDISRVPIMIDSSKWEIIEAGLQVVQGKCVVNSISLKEGETHFIEQAKKIKRYGAAVVVMAFDEEGQADNYNRRIEISKRSYEILVNEVNFPPEDIIFDLNIFPVATGMDEHKRNAIDFIEATRWVREHLPHCSVSGGVSNVSFSFRGNNAVREAMHSVFLYHAIKAGMNIGIVNPAMLEIYDNIPEDLLVRVEDVILNRRDDATERLLTFAETVGQKEITEKEAEAWRIEDIQSRITRALVKGIDAYILEDVEEARLSVDVPIKVIEGHLMTGMNVVGDLFGSGKMFLPQVVKSARVMKKAVAYLLPFIEEEKLKNGTSGQSQSAGKVLMATVKGDVHDIGKNIVSVVLACNNYEIIDLGVMVSPEKIIQTAISENVDIIGLSGLITPSLDEMVYLAKELQRLDIKIPVLIGGATTSKAHTAVKIDTHYNNAVVHVNDASRAVTIVGDLLKKDSSILFKDQLKDEYARFRENFNSRQRIKEYVTIEQARENKYQIDFKAEDIVAPNQLGVQVMEHLDLKKLVPFIDWSPFFRSWDLHGKYPEILTDEVVGTQASELFADAQQMLQQIIAEKWLTAKATFGLFKANANHQDDIIIPPTPERGFKQDDKKSPFEAGGVIFRTLRQQSKKAAGKPNISLSDFIAPLDSGIQDYIGAFCVTTGFGTARKAKEFEDALDDYSAIMIKALADRLAEAFAEYLHKEVRTKHWGYATREALANTDLIKEKYQGIRPAPGYPACPDHLEKETIWKLLGVEESIGVSLTESLAMWPAASVSGYYFGHPEARYFGLGKIKEDQIKDYASRKNIAFAKAEKWLTPNIAE; encoded by the coding sequence ATGAATGTGACTCCCAGATATATGCGTCTTTCAGGCTTAGAGCCACTAATAATTACTCCAGAAAGTAATTTTATAAATGTGGGCGAACGTACAAATGTAGCGGGTTCAAAGAAATTTTTACGGCTTATAAAAGAAGAGAAATTTGACGAGGCGCTATCTGTAGCTAGAGATCAAGTAGAAAATGGTGCGCAGATTATAGATATCAATATGGACGACGGCCTTATTGATGGAAAGGAGGCGATGGTTAAGTTTTTAAACCTCGTCATTGCAGAGCCAGACATCTCTCGTGTTCCTATAATGATAGACAGTTCAAAATGGGAAATTATAGAGGCTGGTCTTCAAGTCGTACAAGGGAAGTGCGTAGTAAATTCTATAAGTCTTAAAGAGGGTGAGACGCATTTTATAGAGCAAGCAAAAAAAATAAAACGATACGGCGCTGCCGTAGTCGTCATGGCTTTTGATGAGGAGGGACAGGCAGATAATTATAATCGTCGTATCGAGATTTCAAAACGTAGTTACGAGATTTTGGTTAATGAAGTCAATTTTCCACCAGAAGACATCATTTTTGATCTTAATATTTTTCCAGTGGCGACGGGAATGGATGAGCATAAACGCAATGCCATTGATTTTATAGAGGCTACGAGATGGGTGCGTGAGCATCTTCCACATTGTTCTGTAAGTGGTGGGGTGAGTAATGTTTCTTTTAGTTTTAGAGGTAACAACGCAGTGCGCGAGGCTATGCATTCTGTGTTTTTATATCATGCGATAAAGGCCGGGATGAATATAGGTATTGTAAACCCTGCTATGCTGGAGATTTATGATAACATTCCAGAAGATTTGCTAGTGCGTGTAGAAGATGTAATTCTCAATAGAAGAGATGATGCCACAGAACGATTATTAACATTTGCAGAAACCGTAGGCCAAAAAGAAATTACAGAAAAGGAGGCAGAAGCCTGGAGAATAGAAGATATCCAAAGTCGTATCACCAGAGCACTTGTAAAAGGAATAGATGCCTATATTCTAGAAGATGTAGAAGAAGCCCGCTTATCTGTGGATGTTCCTATTAAAGTGATAGAAGGTCACTTGATGACGGGGATGAATGTAGTGGGAGATTTGTTTGGAAGTGGGAAGATGTTTTTGCCACAGGTGGTTAAATCTGCTAGAGTAATGAAGAAAGCCGTTGCCTATTTGTTACCATTTATAGAAGAAGAAAAACTTAAGAATGGAACCTCTGGTCAAAGTCAGAGTGCTGGAAAAGTACTCATGGCAACCGTAAAAGGAGACGTACATGACATAGGGAAGAATATTGTTTCTGTAGTACTTGCTTGCAATAATTATGAGATTATTGATCTTGGCGTAATGGTCTCACCAGAAAAAATCATTCAGACAGCCATTTCCGAAAATGTAGATATCATAGGCTTAAGTGGTTTAATTACGCCTAGTCTTGATGAGATGGTATATCTAGCTAAGGAGTTGCAACGTCTAGATATTAAGATACCGGTGTTAATAGGCGGTGCAACCACGAGCAAAGCCCACACCGCTGTAAAAATTGACACTCATTATAACAATGCTGTTGTACACGTAAATGATGCCAGTAGAGCAGTGACTATTGTAGGTGATTTATTAAAGAAAGACTCAAGTATCCTTTTTAAAGATCAATTAAAAGATGAGTATGCACGCTTTCGCGAAAATTTTAACTCAAGACAACGTATCAAAGAATACGTAACGATTGAGCAAGCCAGGGAGAATAAATATCAAATAGATTTTAAAGCCGAAGATATTGTAGCTCCAAACCAACTAGGTGTACAAGTAATGGAACATTTAGATCTCAAGAAACTGGTGCCTTTTATAGATTGGAGTCCGTTTTTCAGAAGTTGGGATTTACACGGTAAGTATCCAGAGATTTTGACAGATGAGGTGGTAGGAACACAAGCCAGCGAACTTTTTGCAGACGCACAACAAATGCTCCAGCAAATCATTGCCGAAAAATGGCTTACTGCCAAGGCGACTTTTGGACTATTTAAAGCAAATGCAAACCATCAAGATGATATCATAATTCCCCCAACCCCCGAAAGGGGCTTTAAGCAAGATGATAAAAAGTCTCCTTTCGAAGCTGGAGGAGTCATTTTCCGAACGCTACGCCAGCAATCCAAAAAGGCAGCAGGAAAGCCAAATATTTCACTGTCAGATTTTATAGCACCGCTCGATAGTGGTATTCAAGATTATATAGGCGCCTTCTGTGTCACGACAGGATTTGGAACAGCCAGAAAGGCAAAAGAGTTTGAAGATGCACTAGATGACTATAGCGCCATTATGATTAAAGCACTTGCAGACAGACTCGCCGAAGCCTTTGCCGAATATTTACACAAGGAAGTACGCACAAAGCACTGGGGCTATGCCACCAGAGAAGCACTAGCAAATACAGATTTAATTAAAGAAAAATACCAAGGAATACGTCCAGCGCCAGGTTATCCGGCTTGTCCAGATCATTTGGAGAAAGAGACTATCTGGAAGTTGCTTGGTGTGGAAGAATCAATTGGTGTTTCACTTACCGAAAGTTTGGCAATGTGGCCTGCGGCAAGTGTAAGTGGTTATTATTTTGGGCACCCTGAGGCGAGGTATTTCGGACTAGGAAAAATAAAAGAAGATCAAATAAAGGACTATGCGAGCCGCAAAAATATTGCTTTCGCGAAAGCGGAAAAATGGCTCACCCCAAATATAGCAGAGTAG
- a CDS encoding homocysteine S-methyltransferase family protein — protein MKSQLTRALQERILVLDGAMGTMLQAYNFSEEDFRGERFKDFHLSVKGNNDMLSLTQPAAIAEVHRKYFEAGADIVETNTFSSTTIAMADYEMEEYVYDLNYASAKIAKEVAQSFTEKEPHKPRFVAGSIGPTNKTASMSPDVNDPGYRAVSFEELRVAYKQQVEALLDGGVDMLLVETVFDTLNAKACLFAIEEVKEERNSGIPIMVSGTITDASGRTLSGQTAVAFLISISHIPLLSVGFNCALGASQLQPHLEAIANVTNYGISAHPNAGLPNAFGEYDETPEQMATQIKKYIDKNLVNIVGGCCGTTPAHIKAIAQLVENVTPRKCKL, from the coding sequence ATGAAAAGCCAACTCACACGCGCATTACAAGAAAGAATCTTGGTTCTTGATGGGGCTATGGGAACCATGCTGCAAGCATATAACTTCTCTGAAGAAGATTTTAGAGGAGAGCGCTTTAAGGATTTTCACCTCTCTGTAAAGGGTAATAATGATATGCTGTCTCTCACACAGCCTGCTGCGATTGCAGAGGTGCATCGCAAGTATTTTGAAGCAGGAGCAGATATTGTGGAGACTAATACCTTCTCAAGTACGACTATCGCAATGGCAGATTATGAGATGGAGGAGTACGTGTATGATTTAAATTATGCTTCCGCGAAAATTGCTAAGGAAGTTGCTCAATCTTTTACAGAAAAAGAACCGCACAAACCACGATTTGTAGCAGGAAGTATAGGGCCTACAAACAAAACAGCAAGCATGTCTCCAGATGTAAATGATCCAGGCTATCGTGCAGTGAGCTTTGAAGAACTCAGAGTAGCTTATAAACAACAAGTAGAAGCCTTGCTAGATGGAGGTGTGGATATGTTACTTGTAGAAACGGTGTTTGATACCCTTAATGCAAAAGCTTGTCTTTTTGCAATAGAGGAAGTAAAGGAAGAACGCAACTCAGGCATACCAATTATGGTGAGCGGTACGATTACCGATGCCTCGGGACGTACGCTTTCTGGGCAAACAGCAGTAGCTTTTTTGATTTCTATCTCTCATATTCCACTACTTAGTGTTGGCTTTAATTGTGCACTAGGAGCTTCTCAATTACAACCACACCTCGAAGCCATTGCAAATGTTACTAACTACGGGATTTCTGCTCACCCTAATGCGGGCTTGCCTAATGCCTTTGGTGAATATGATGAAACACCAGAACAAATGGCGACGCAGATTAAAAAATATATCGATAAAAACCTCGTGAACATAGTGGGTGGTTGTTGTGGCACTACACCTGCTCACATTAAAGCTATTGCTCAACTTGTAGAGAATGTAACACCTAGAAAATGTAAGCTATAA
- a CDS encoding trans-sulfuration enzyme family protein → MSKHHPETLAIRTQLERSVHQEHAAPVYLTSSFVFDSAEEMRASFAEEKKRNIYSRYTNPNCAELVEKICLLEGAEQGVTFATGMSAIFSTFAALLDSGDHVLSARAIFGNTHTLFTKHLPKWGITHTYFDITELDEISSKIQRNTKIIYVESPTNPATEIADLERLGALAQKRNLIFIVDNCFATPYLQQPIRYGADLVIHSATKLLDGQGRTMGGITVGSAQLIDTIYRFARVTGPALSPFNAWTISKSLETLAVRVERHCKNAHKLAISLESHGKVKQVRYPFLPSHPQHKLAQKQMKAGGNIVTIEIHGGLENGRDFLDAITMCSLTANLGDTRTIVSHPASTTHGKLSKDEREAVGITDGLIRISVGLEHIEDIKSDIFQALNQL, encoded by the coding sequence ATGAGCAAGCATCACCCAGAAACACTTGCTATACGCACGCAACTTGAGCGCTCTGTGCATCAAGAGCATGCCGCGCCGGTATATCTCACTTCGAGTTTTGTATTTGACAGCGCCGAAGAAATGAGAGCCTCTTTTGCCGAAGAAAAAAAGCGTAACATCTACAGCCGTTACACAAATCCTAACTGTGCAGAGCTGGTGGAAAAAATCTGTTTGCTAGAGGGAGCAGAGCAAGGCGTGACTTTTGCCACTGGGATGAGTGCTATTTTTAGCACGTTTGCTGCCTTACTTGATAGTGGTGATCATGTCCTTTCGGCGAGAGCGATTTTTGGGAATACGCACACATTATTTACAAAACATTTACCTAAATGGGGAATCACTCATACCTATTTTGATATTACTGAGCTAGACGAGATCTCCTCAAAAATACAACGTAACACAAAAATTATATACGTAGAGTCTCCCACAAATCCTGCTACAGAAATTGCAGACTTAGAACGTCTGGGAGCGCTTGCGCAAAAGCGTAATCTCATATTTATAGTAGATAATTGTTTTGCAACACCGTATCTACAGCAGCCTATACGCTATGGAGCAGACCTTGTAATACACTCTGCGACAAAATTACTGGATGGGCAGGGACGCACCATGGGAGGAATCACCGTGGGAAGTGCGCAGTTAATAGATACAATATATCGATTTGCAAGGGTAACGGGACCTGCATTATCTCCATTTAACGCGTGGACAATTTCAAAAAGTCTTGAGACACTAGCGGTGCGCGTGGAGCGTCATTGTAAAAACGCGCACAAGCTTGCTATATCGCTAGAATCTCACGGTAAAGTGAAGCAGGTGCGCTACCCATTTTTACCATCGCATCCACAGCATAAACTTGCTCAAAAGCAAATGAAAGCTGGTGGGAATATTGTTACCATTGAGATACACGGAGGTTTAGAAAATGGACGTGACTTTCTAGATGCTATCACAATGTGTTCCCTCACTGCAAATCTTGGAGATACTAGAACAATCGTAAGTCATCCCGCAAGTACTACTCATGGAAAATTGTCAAAAGATGAGCGTGAAGCCGTAGGAATCACTGATGGGTTAATCCGTATTTCTGTGGGTTTAGAACATATTGAAGATATTAAAAGTGACATTTTTCAAGCTCTTAATCAATTATGA
- a CDS encoding aspartokinase translates to MSQINIVIFGIGNVGSTLITQITDFNKKTTNRKLNIFCIANSKLALFKDNVTSGWSSNFETAAQPYTLDDIYAFAKTIKEQNDNEHTQEQEFVAVDVTASATFANNYIDLVEHGFHIVTANKVANTLSYDFYKKLRASLTLNKKKFGYETNVGAGLPIIETIKNLYESGEEIHKIRGVFSGSLSYLFNNFSKEDKDFSDILLEADALGLTEPDAREDLSGKDVARKLLILSREIGLGKEFGDVKIQSLVPKELNGKTTLSQFRESVKTLDTIFTESKSKLSKHEVLRHVGELNVKTQELEVKLVQESKFTALGQTQGADAVFEIYTASYGDQPLVIQGAGAGKAVTARGVLSDIIKITQSLN, encoded by the coding sequence ATGTCACAAATAAATATAGTCATCTTTGGGATCGGTAATGTGGGGAGCACCCTCATCACGCAGATCACAGATTTTAATAAAAAAACTACAAATAGAAAGCTCAACATTTTTTGTATTGCAAATTCTAAGTTGGCGCTATTTAAAGATAACGTCACCTCTGGTTGGAGTTCTAATTTTGAGACCGCAGCGCAGCCTTATACGCTAGATGATATTTACGCTTTCGCGAAAACAATAAAAGAACAAAACGATAATGAGCACACGCAGGAACAAGAATTTGTAGCAGTAGATGTAACGGCTAGCGCAACCTTTGCAAATAACTACATAGACCTCGTAGAGCATGGTTTTCATATCGTGACGGCAAACAAAGTTGCAAACACACTGTCATACGATTTCTATAAAAAGTTGAGAGCATCTCTTACACTTAATAAGAAGAAATTTGGTTACGAAACAAACGTTGGAGCCGGATTACCAATTATAGAAACCATTAAAAACCTCTATGAAAGTGGAGAAGAGATCCATAAGATACGAGGAGTCTTTTCTGGATCATTAAGTTACTTGTTCAATAATTTTTCTAAGGAAGATAAAGACTTTTCAGATATACTACTAGAAGCAGACGCGCTTGGACTTACCGAGCCAGACGCAAGAGAAGACCTTTCAGGGAAAGATGTTGCTCGCAAGCTATTAATTTTAAGTAGAGAGATAGGCCTTGGAAAGGAGTTTGGAGATGTAAAAATTCAATCTTTAGTGCCTAAGGAACTTAATGGAAAAACTACTTTATCACAGTTTCGCGAAAGCGTAAAAACACTTGACACCATTTTTACAGAGAGTAAAAGTAAACTTTCAAAACACGAAGTGCTACGTCACGTGGGAGAACTCAATGTCAAAACGCAAGAACTCGAGGTAAAACTAGTACAAGAATCTAAGTTTACAGCACTAGGTCAAACGCAAGGGGCAGATGCTGTTTTTGAGATTTATACCGCTTCATATGGAGATCAGCCGCTTGTGATTCAAGGGGCGGGAGCTGGTAAAGCGGTTACGGCAAGAGGTGTTTTAAGTGATATAATTAAAATAACGCAAAGCCTTAATTAA
- a CDS encoding alpha/beta fold hydrolase produces MLLHIDLQDFKTHSGYTCHLHVTYQLFGEPLGTAPVVLVNHALTGNSSITGENGWWSDLIGVDKAIDTSCYTILAMDIPGNGYDNNQNHLVLNYRAFTNSDIAKVQIALLEHLDIKKLFAIIGGSLGGQIAWELATQRPNLADHLIPIATDWKATDWVIAQCHIQDSLLNHSQKPIYDARIHAMTFYRTPASFKEKFNRTKKEASLYNIQSWLDHHGKRLSERFSIASYKLMNQLLLTADITKGKQSFNEAVSQLTAKVHLVAIDTDGLFLADEIYDTHLALQETGITSSYHEINSIHGHDAFLIEYEQLAAIVQPIFQKQLCHK; encoded by the coding sequence ATGCTTTTACACATTGATTTACAAGATTTTAAAACACACTCGGGATATACGTGTCATTTACATGTCACGTATCAATTATTTGGTGAGCCATTAGGTACAGCGCCTGTCGTGCTAGTAAATCATGCGCTTACGGGAAACTCTTCTATAACTGGAGAAAACGGTTGGTGGAGTGACTTGATTGGTGTAGATAAAGCGATTGACACAAGTTGCTATACCATACTTGCCATGGATATTCCTGGGAATGGTTATGATAATAATCAAAATCATCTTGTGCTTAATTATAGAGCATTTACTAATAGTGATATTGCAAAGGTTCAAATTGCCTTACTTGAGCATTTAGATATTAAAAAACTCTTTGCCATTATAGGAGGTTCGCTTGGTGGTCAGATTGCTTGGGAACTTGCAACACAAAGGCCTAATCTTGCAGACCATCTTATCCCAATAGCGACAGACTGGAAAGCGACCGACTGGGTGATTGCGCAATGCCACATTCAAGATAGTTTATTAAATCATTCTCAGAAACCTATCTATGATGCACGCATCCATGCGATGACTTTTTATCGTACGCCTGCCTCTTTTAAAGAAAAATTTAATCGCACTAAAAAAGAAGCTTCTTTATATAATATTCAAAGTTGGCTAGATCATCACGGTAAGCGATTATCAGAACGATTTTCTATTGCTTCTTATAAATTAATGAATCAATTATTGCTTACGGCAGATATTACAAAGGGTAAACAAAGCTTTAATGAAGCAGTGAGCCAACTTACAGCAAAAGTGCACCTTGTCGCAATAGATACCGACGGACTTTTTCTAGCAGATGAGATATATGACACTCACCTTGCGCTACAAGAAACTGGAATTACGTCTAGCTATCATGAAATAAATTCCATCCATGGTCACGATGCCTTTTTAATTGAATACGAGCAGCTCGCTGCTATCGTACAACCTATTTTTCAAAAACAGTTATGTCACAAATAA